In one Cloacibacillus porcorum genomic region, the following are encoded:
- a CDS encoding (2Fe-2S)-binding protein, with protein MLIKFELNGKRYEMEADPAARLLDFLRDEMGLTGAKEGCGEGECGTCTVIVDKRAVHSCLMIAGQIDGRSLLTVEGLAESDGSLSPLQKAFIKHGAIQCGYCTPGMLMSAAALLYENPDPTEEEIRTAIAGNLCRCGDYSAISRAVKEAAAVLRSAKEEACPNE; from the coding sequence ATGTTGATAAAATTTGAGTTAAACGGCAAAAGATACGAGATGGAGGCCGACCCGGCGGCGAGGCTGCTGGATTTCCTGCGCGACGAGATGGGACTTACCGGCGCTAAAGAGGGCTGCGGCGAGGGCGAATGCGGGACATGCACCGTCATCGTGGACAAGAGGGCCGTCCACTCCTGCCTGATGATCGCCGGACAGATAGACGGCAGGTCGCTGCTTACGGTGGAGGGGCTCGCAGAGAGCGACGGCAGCCTTTCACCGCTGCAGAAGGCCTTTATCAAACACGGCGCGATACAGTGCGGCTACTGCACGCCCGGCATGTTGATGTCCGCCGCCGCCCTGCTCTATGAAAATCCCGACCCTACGGAAGAAGAGATACGGACCGCCATCGCGGGCAACCTCTGCCGCTGCGGCGACTACAGCGCGATCTCGCGCGCCGTCAAAGAGGCGGCCGCGGTGCTTCGGAGCGCTAAGGAGGAGGCGTGCCCCAATGAATAA
- a CDS encoding GntR family transcriptional regulator → MTGLTPNDNGHKREQNLSSSVYEAIKNKIINGDFMPGSILMERSIADEFGVSRTPVREALKRLSQEGWVDWEERRRAVVSEITIAKILELFTLREMIEPFAIRKIIEEGKPQVLAGQLAAVYNEMEAAKNSPIDFMKYDMEFHTTIIQFMNLSTLNLMWQKIREDMTRLVMHSIYPRREPDIILGEHKELIDALWNSDAKKALGCIGGHFSVIVDLFKQNGERL, encoded by the coding sequence ATGACTGGGCTTACTCCGAACGACAATGGGCATAAGAGGGAGCAGAATCTCTCCAGCTCCGTTTACGAGGCCATCAAGAACAAGATAATAAACGGTGACTTTATGCCGGGCAGCATTCTCATGGAGCGTTCGATCGCCGACGAGTTCGGCGTCAGCCGCACGCCGGTGCGAGAGGCGCTGAAGCGTCTTTCGCAGGAGGGCTGGGTGGATTGGGAGGAGCGCCGCCGCGCCGTCGTTTCCGAGATAACGATAGCAAAGATCCTCGAGCTTTTTACACTGCGCGAGATGATAGAGCCCTTCGCGATCAGGAAGATCATCGAGGAGGGCAAACCCCAGGTGCTCGCCGGGCAGCTGGCGGCGGTCTATAACGAGATGGAGGCCGCGAAGAATTCTCCGATCGATTTTATGAAGTACGATATGGAGTTTCACACAACGATAATCCAGTTTATGAATCTCTCGACGCTGAACCTGATGTGGCAGAAGATACGCGAAGATATGACGCGCCTCGTCATGCACTCGATATATCCGCGCCGCGAACCCGATATCATCCTTGGGGAACACAAAGAACTTATCGACGCGCTCTGGAACTCCGACGCGAAAAAGGCCCTCGGCTGTATCGGCGGCCACTTCTCGGTGATCGTGGACCTCTTCAAACAGAACGGAGAGAGGCTCTGA
- a CDS encoding xanthine dehydrogenase family protein molybdopterin-binding subunit: protein MNKYDFVGESFSINDAAAKATGAMKFASDINLYRELHLKLILSEAGHALIKNIDVSEAEKVGGYRAILSYKDYRGKKFNSYRTFPDQPDCPEDRYIFADKARFVGDIIAVVACETKAAAERAARLVKVEYEELPVMASPVESLRDGAAPIHEGGNLIEEFERVREGKQFATGAEEAFRVTTDIRTQKMNHVAMETHSYLADWNAQDGVTIWTPTQGIYGIRTVVADMLDLPYSKVRVVKVPMGGSFGGKQEFIYEPLVAFVAKKLERPVKLHLTRRESMIATINRTDCATKITTAFDAGGRILSCEVDNLVDSGAYCSSGLDFAHAVSGKIPRLYRCPLYRHRGRVCYSNSPIAGGMRGWGSPEIMTALELHMDDAARKLRTAPVELRLKNVVEAGDVDICNGISLGNAQIKRCLREGAEAFRWKERFAAPHGQGRFRRGVGIACGAHKNGIFSGSPDLSGMTLSMNEDGTVNLRTSVHDVGCGTVRSMQIILAEVLRMDPDLIFVTEGDTKFTPYDCGTYGSRTTYVAGACAKETAEKFKELMLRTASKLLGIPASGLTLRDGRVAVTDATAGGISYRELAARAINELSTEMILTNSYKSDSNPGSYAVNFAEAEVDTLTGLVKITDFLSVNDIGQAINRQMVFNQIGGGVQMAAGFALCEDLGINSKGVSTKDSLKKYNTLNAVDMPAVKAILVEEGGDKGPFGAKSIGEISTVPGAAAIVNAVNNALGTSIRELPLTPERIVEAFRLIKG from the coding sequence ATGAATAAATATGATTTTGTCGGGGAATCCTTCAGCATAAACGACGCGGCCGCGAAGGCGACGGGGGCGATGAAATTCGCCTCGGATATAAACCTGTACAGGGAACTCCATTTGAAATTGATTTTGAGCGAAGCCGGCCACGCTCTGATAAAAAATATAGACGTCTCCGAGGCCGAAAAGGTCGGAGGCTACCGGGCTATATTGAGCTATAAAGATTACCGGGGGAAAAAATTCAACAGTTACAGGACGTTTCCCGATCAGCCGGACTGCCCGGAGGACAGGTACATCTTTGCGGACAAAGCCCGCTTCGTTGGAGATATCATTGCGGTCGTCGCCTGCGAGACAAAGGCCGCGGCGGAGAGGGCGGCAAGGCTGGTGAAGGTTGAATATGAAGAACTGCCGGTAATGGCCTCCCCCGTCGAGAGCCTGAGAGACGGCGCCGCGCCGATACACGAGGGCGGCAATCTGATCGAAGAATTTGAAAGGGTCCGCGAGGGGAAGCAGTTCGCCACCGGCGCGGAGGAGGCCTTCAGGGTCACGACCGACATACGGACACAGAAGATGAACCACGTCGCCATGGAGACACATTCTTATCTGGCCGACTGGAACGCACAGGACGGGGTCACCATCTGGACTCCCACGCAGGGCATCTACGGTATACGCACGGTGGTCGCCGATATGCTGGACCTGCCATATTCCAAAGTCCGTGTCGTAAAGGTCCCGATGGGGGGATCTTTTGGGGGAAAGCAGGAATTTATCTATGAACCGCTCGTCGCTTTCGTGGCCAAAAAGCTGGAGCGCCCCGTCAAACTCCATCTTACGCGGCGCGAAAGTATGATCGCGACGATAAACAGGACGGACTGCGCCACGAAAATAACGACCGCCTTCGACGCCGGCGGGCGTATACTCTCCTGCGAAGTCGACAACCTCGTCGATTCTGGGGCCTACTGCAGTTCAGGACTTGATTTCGCCCATGCCGTCAGCGGTAAGATACCGCGCCTTTACCGTTGTCCGCTGTACAGACATCGCGGCAGGGTCTGTTATTCGAATTCCCCCATCGCGGGAGGAATGCGCGGCTGGGGCAGCCCCGAGATCATGACGGCGCTGGAGCTGCATATGGATGACGCCGCGCGCAAGCTCCGGACAGCCCCCGTCGAACTGCGGCTCAAAAATGTGGTGGAGGCCGGCGACGTCGATATCTGCAACGGCATTTCGCTGGGTAATGCGCAGATTAAAAGATGCCTCAGGGAGGGCGCGGAGGCCTTTCGCTGGAAGGAGCGGTTTGCCGCGCCTCACGGACAGGGGCGCTTTCGCCGCGGGGTGGGAATCGCCTGCGGCGCGCATAAGAACGGCATCTTCTCCGGCTCACCAGACCTTAGCGGCATGACGCTGAGTATGAACGAGGACGGCACCGTCAACCTGCGAACCTCGGTACACGACGTCGGCTGCGGCACTGTACGCTCAATGCAGATCATCCTCGCAGAGGTGCTGCGTATGGACCCAGACCTCATCTTCGTCACGGAGGGCGACACCAAATTCACGCCTTATGACTGCGGAACCTACGGCAGCAGAACCACCTACGTCGCCGGCGCCTGCGCTAAAGAGACCGCGGAAAAATTTAAAGAGCTGATGCTCAGGACCGCCTCCAAGCTGCTCGGCATTCCCGCATCGGGCCTTACGCTGCGTGATGGGCGCGTGGCCGTCACGGACGCCACGGCCGGCGGCATAAGCTACAGGGAACTTGCAGCAAGGGCGATCAACGAGCTGAGCACGGAGATGATTCTCACCAATTCCTATAAAAGCGATTCCAACCCCGGCTCTTACGCGGTAAATTTCGCGGAGGCTGAGGTGGACACCCTCACCGGGCTGGTAAAGATCACCGATTTTCTCTCCGTCAACGATATCGGCCAGGCGATCAACAGGCAGATGGTATTCAACCAGATCGGCGGCGGCGTGCAGATGGCGGCCGGGTTCGCCCTCTGCGAAGATTTGGGAATAAATTCAAAGGGCGTCTCTACAAAAGATTCCCTTAAAAAATACAACACTCTCAATGCGGTCGATATGCCGGCGGTCAAGGCTATCCTCGTTGAGGAGGGCGGCGATAAGGGCCCCTTCGGGGCAAAAAGCATCGGTGAGATTTCCACCGTTCCGGGGGCGGCCGCCATCGTGAACGCGGTCAACAACGCGCTGGGTACGTCGATCAGAGAGCTTCCGCTCACTCCGGAACGCATAGTGGAAGCCTTCAGGCTGATAAAGGGGTGA
- a CDS encoding methylated-DNA--[protein]-cysteine S-methyltransferase, giving the protein MYYFTTYSSPVGTITLGGDGENLAGLWIEGQKYFSDTAPEDMSKKDDLPVFTAAKRWLDRYFTGKKPLISELPLRPAGGGFRQRVWKILCEIPYGDVTTYGAIAGKIAKQTGKESMSSQAVGGAVGHNPISIIIPCHRVVGSGGSLTGYSAGISVKVKLLAHESADMSRLFVPKRGTAL; this is encoded by the coding sequence TTGTATTATTTCACAACATATTCGTCACCGGTGGGAACGATTACATTAGGCGGCGACGGCGAAAATCTGGCAGGACTTTGGATAGAAGGACAGAAATATTTTAGTGATACAGCCCCTGAGGATATGTCGAAAAAAGATGATCTGCCGGTATTCACCGCCGCCAAGAGGTGGCTTGACCGATACTTTACAGGAAAAAAACCTCTGATCTCGGAACTTCCCCTGCGCCCTGCCGGCGGCGGGTTTCGCCAAAGGGTATGGAAGATTCTGTGTGAGATACCTTATGGCGACGTAACCACCTATGGCGCCATCGCGGGAAAGATAGCGAAACAGACAGGAAAGGAATCCATGTCAAGTCAGGCGGTAGGCGGCGCGGTGGGGCATAATCCCATCTCTATCATCATTCCCTGCCACCGGGTAGTGGGAAGCGGCGGCAGTCTGACCGGATATTCCGCAGGAATTTCGGTAAAGGTCAAACTTCTGGCGCATGAGAGTGCGGATATGTCCCGCCTGTTTGTTCCCAAGAGAGGTACGGCGCTTTAG
- a CDS encoding GntR family transcriptional regulator yields MELIRNESIRKQLYAFIKEKLNSGEIRRGEAINQKEILETLGISKTPFRDCMIQLEAEGIVSIIPCKGVVVRDRPFEELIELNEIAGSLESSALEAAFYSIRDNALEGMTSIVNEVSSMLDNDDTSMCYAKNIDFHMLMINECPNQALKAAVLKYRDLILDFPAKDLNINLKWERIFWREHKQMIDIIKDGDPKSLFNFSKYIHWGWEDKEEYFDELYLVKFGTMKKYMASRYERRF; encoded by the coding sequence TTGGAACTCATTCGCAATGAAAGTATACGCAAGCAGTTATACGCTTTTATAAAAGAGAAATTGAATTCCGGCGAGATCAGACGGGGCGAGGCGATAAATCAGAAGGAGATTCTGGAGACGCTGGGGATCAGCAAGACGCCCTTCCGCGACTGCATGATCCAGCTGGAGGCCGAGGGCATAGTCAGCATCATTCCCTGTAAAGGCGTCGTCGTAAGAGACAGGCCCTTTGAAGAGCTGATTGAATTGAACGAAATCGCGGGTTCGTTGGAATCGTCGGCCTTGGAGGCCGCCTTTTACAGTATAAGGGACAACGCCCTGGAAGGTATGACGTCGATAGTGAATGAGGTCTCGTCAATGCTTGACAATGACGACACATCAATGTGCTATGCGAAAAATATCGATTTTCACATGCTGATGATCAACGAATGCCCTAATCAGGCTCTTAAGGCCGCCGTTTTAAAATACAGAGACCTGATTCTCGACTTTCCCGCCAAAGATTTGAATATAAATTTGAAGTGGGAAAGGATTTTCTGGCGTGAGCATAAACAGATGATCGATATCATAAAAGACGGAGACCCTAAGTCTCTCTTTAATTTCTCAAAATATATACATTGGGGCTGGGAAGACAAGGAGGAGTATTTTGACGAACTTTATCTGGTAAAATTCGGTACTATGAAAAAATATATGGCGTCAAGATATGAACGGCGTTTTTAA
- a CDS encoding sodium-dependent transporter: MSTKETFSNRLSFIFSALGCAVGCGNIWRFPYLVGKYGGGIFLLMYLVILFAIACPLLTMEFSLGRLTRKEPIAAYQEVSKTKGWGITGFLGIAVSFCWLAYLTPIFGILVGYLFKFMTGSFDGMSPTEIANSYEVYRTQGNLIAAQSMILLVIIAAALLKGVRKGLERLNNICMPSLIIILILLCIRSLTLPGVGAGLDFYLRPDFSKFTAEALIAALGQALFSVGVGVGCGIVFGSYLPDDKTNLSKNSIVVCLGDTAIAFCAGLMIFPSIFSFGLEPSAGSGLLFITLPNVFVQLPWGNLIAVLTVLLFMLAMLTSQIACLETLVCFATERFKISRSRSLAVIVPIMAALAWLNSVSTVSFDWFDWVTSYIFLNGGALISSIFFGWVWGPERALNAAGITSHREIWAFAIKYVVPAALLVINITSLCTL, from the coding sequence ATGTCAACAAAAGAAACTTTCAGCAACAGATTATCTTTTATCTTCTCCGCGCTTGGCTGCGCCGTGGGCTGCGGCAATATCTGGAGGTTTCCCTATCTGGTCGGTAAATACGGCGGCGGCATCTTCCTGCTGATGTACCTCGTCATACTATTCGCCATCGCCTGTCCCTTGCTGACAATGGAATTTTCACTTGGAAGGCTTACGCGCAAAGAGCCGATTGCGGCCTACCAGGAGGTCTCTAAAACAAAGGGCTGGGGTATCACCGGTTTTTTGGGGATAGCCGTGTCGTTCTGCTGGCTGGCCTATCTGACTCCAATATTCGGCATTCTGGTCGGGTATTTGTTCAAATTCATGACCGGCTCTTTTGACGGTATGTCGCCCACTGAGATAGCGAACAGCTATGAGGTCTACAGAACTCAGGGCAACCTCATAGCGGCACAGTCGATGATCCTGCTCGTGATCATCGCCGCCGCGCTGCTCAAGGGGGTCAGAAAGGGACTTGAAAGACTTAATAATATATGTATGCCCTCGCTGATCATAATTCTGATCCTGCTCTGTATACGTTCATTGACATTACCCGGCGTCGGGGCTGGGCTTGATTTTTATCTGAGACCAGACTTTTCAAAATTTACGGCCGAAGCGCTGATCGCCGCCCTGGGACAGGCGCTCTTCTCCGTCGGCGTAGGCGTCGGCTGCGGCATCGTCTTTGGCAGTTACCTGCCTGACGACAAAACTAATCTCTCTAAAAACAGCATCGTCGTCTGTTTGGGAGACACGGCGATCGCCTTCTGCGCCGGGCTGATGATCTTCCCGAGCATCTTCTCCTTTGGGCTTGAACCCAGCGCGGGGTCGGGACTGCTCTTCATCACGCTTCCCAACGTCTTTGTGCAGCTGCCGTGGGGAAACCTCATCGCCGTTCTGACCGTCCTGCTATTCATGCTCGCCATGCTGACTTCACAGATAGCCTGCCTTGAGACGCTGGTCTGTTTCGCTACCGAACGTTTTAAAATTTCCCGTTCGCGCTCGCTTGCGGTGATCGTCCCCATTATGGCGGCGCTCGCCTGGCTGAACTCCGTTTCGACAGTCTCTTTCGATTGGTTTGACTGGGTGACATCATATATCTTCCTAAACGGCGGCGCGCTGATAAGCTCCATCTTCTTCGGCTGGGTATGGGGACCGGAGAGGGCGCTCAACGCCGCCGGAATAACCTCCCATCGGGAGATATGGGCCTTTGCGATAAAATATGTCGTTCCCGCAGCGCTGCTCGTCATCAATATTACAAGCCTCTGCACGCTGTAA
- a CDS encoding AlkA N-terminal domain-containing protein — translation MLPENKEACYEVFKSKDARFDGRLFVGISSTGIYCRPVCRARLPKFENCTYFTTAAEAEQAGFRPCLLCRPELAPGNSIVDASSALAHKAARLLEENCGNGLGLKELSSRLGCTDRHLRRVFLEEYRVTPVRYLQTCRLLLAKNLMTDTDLPVLDVAMAAGFGSLRRMNELFQKQYKLSPTNLRKEITENGSHKGETAITVAYRPPYRWDAMLDFLAARAIPGVETTAGRCYARTVRLQNRDGKVYCGWVRVEHFANKNSLRVTLSDSLISILTQVLFRVRRLFDLYCEPVLVYEKLREMNELRAGLCVPGTRVPGCFDPFETSVRAILGQQITVKAAGTLAGRLAEHFGTPIETGMDGLNRIFPTAEDILAIGKGIQDQFGLLGVTTARSDCIRALAEALISGEIDLNQCADPEREMEKLQNIRGIGRWTAQYIAMRTMDWPDAFLETDAGIRHALPGRSPKELLELSERWRPWRSYATVNLWNTL, via the coding sequence ATGCTGCCAGAAAACAAAGAGGCCTGCTATGAGGTATTCAAATCAAAAGACGCCAGATTCGACGGGCGGCTGTTCGTTGGTATTTCGTCCACTGGAATCTACTGTCGTCCTGTATGCAGAGCCAGACTTCCCAAATTTGAGAATTGTACTTATTTTACCACTGCCGCCGAAGCGGAGCAGGCAGGGTTCCGCCCCTGTCTGCTCTGCCGGCCAGAGCTTGCTCCGGGTAACTCCATCGTGGACGCTTCCTCAGCGCTGGCGCATAAAGCCGCGCGGCTGTTAGAGGAAAATTGCGGGAACGGACTGGGTTTGAAGGAGTTATCCTCCCGGCTGGGCTGTACGGACAGACATCTGCGCCGGGTGTTTTTAGAAGAATACCGCGTCACACCGGTACGGTATCTACAGACTTGCCGCCTGCTGCTGGCTAAGAATCTGATGACCGATACGGACCTGCCAGTGCTGGACGTTGCCATGGCCGCCGGTTTCGGCAGCCTGCGGCGCATGAATGAGCTTTTCCAGAAACAATATAAACTGTCACCTACCAACCTGCGCAAAGAAATAACGGAGAATGGCTCTCACAAAGGAGAAACCGCCATAACCGTAGCGTACCGTCCGCCCTATCGCTGGGACGCGATGCTGGATTTTCTGGCCGCCCGCGCCATTCCCGGAGTGGAAACAACGGCCGGCCGCTGTTACGCACGTACTGTCCGCCTGCAAAATCGAGATGGAAAGGTTTATTGCGGATGGGTGCGAGTAGAGCATTTTGCAAATAAAAACAGCCTGCGTGTAACCCTGAGCGATTCTTTGATTTCCATATTGACACAGGTTCTCTTTCGGGTGCGCCGCCTGTTTGATCTTTACTGCGAACCTGTATTGGTTTATGAAAAGCTGCGGGAAATGAACGAATTACGCGCCGGCCTTTGTGTTCCGGGAACCCGTGTCCCGGGGTGCTTTGATCCTTTTGAAACTTCCGTGCGGGCTATTTTAGGGCAGCAGATCACAGTAAAGGCGGCGGGAACACTGGCCGGCAGGTTGGCAGAGCATTTCGGCACTCCCATTGAAACTGGTATGGATGGGTTGAACCGGATATTTCCAACAGCAGAGGACATCCTGGCTATCGGCAAAGGCATTCAAGATCAATTTGGTCTGTTGGGAGTAACTACGGCCCGTTCTGACTGCATCCGCGCATTGGCAGAGGCGTTAATTTCCGGTGAAATCGACTTAAACCAGTGTGCCGACCCCGAACGTGAAATGGAAAAACTACAAAATATCCGGGGCATCGGCAGATGGACAGCTCAATATATCGCCATGCGGACCATGGACTGGCCGGATGCTTTTTTAGAAACAGACGCAGGAATCAGACACGCGCTTCCTGGCCGTTCGCCGAAAGAACTACTGGAACTGTCAGAGCGATGGCGGCCATGGCGCAGCTATGCGACCGTGAATCTATGGAACACCTTATAG
- a CDS encoding FAD binding domain-containing protein → MNNIRMYSPRSLEELATALSKATERSRIIAGGTDLTIAIHEGEACPDILIDVSRTAAMRDIAEYAEEDKITIGGAVTFTEMENDPLIKKYFFSLQSAASGVGSKQIRNRGTIGGNLANASPAGDMMPPLTALDARVVTINAKGEETRRTVKEIVSPESPAKLKFDEAIIRIEIPKPREGNVNLFAKLGSRRAVSIARLSAALSAEFHNGVITNPIVILGALGKAPVEARISASAIDGLPLTEETKIRFAEAMTKEIDLAIPGRYSQPYKREAVKGLALDLLSPLPC, encoded by the coding sequence ATGAATAACATAAGGATGTACAGCCCCCGGTCTTTAGAGGAACTTGCAACGGCCTTATCCAAGGCGACGGAACGGAGCAGGATAATTGCCGGCGGCACCGACCTTACGATCGCAATACACGAGGGAGAGGCCTGTCCAGATATCCTCATCGACGTCAGCCGCACGGCGGCGATGCGCGATATCGCCGAATATGCGGAAGAGGATAAAATTACGATCGGAGGAGCCGTAACTTTCACAGAAATGGAGAACGACCCGCTGATCAAAAAATATTTTTTCTCTCTCCAAAGCGCGGCGTCAGGTGTAGGGTCGAAACAGATACGCAACCGCGGAACGATCGGAGGCAACCTCGCAAACGCTTCGCCGGCGGGAGACATGATGCCGCCGCTGACGGCCCTGGATGCGAGAGTCGTGACCATAAACGCGAAGGGCGAAGAGACGCGCCGGACCGTAAAAGAGATCGTCTCCCCGGAAAGCCCCGCAAAGCTTAAGTTTGACGAGGCCATTATCCGCATAGAGATCCCCAAACCTCGTGAAGGTAACGTCAATCTGTTCGCCAAGCTGGGATCGCGCAGGGCCGTATCCATCGCCCGTCTAAGCGCCGCGCTCAGCGCGGAATTTCACAACGGCGTGATTACGAACCCCATCGTGATACTGGGGGCCCTGGGCAAGGCTCCCGTCGAGGCGCGGATATCCGCCTCCGCCATAGACGGCCTCCCGCTTACGGAGGAGACAAAAATCCGTTTCGCCGAAGCGATGACAAAAGAGATCGATCTGGCAATTCCCGGACGCTATTCGCAGCCGTACAAGCGAGAGGCGGTAAAGGGGCTGGCGCTCGACCTGCTTTCGCCGCTTCCGTGCTGA
- a CDS encoding HAL/PAL/TAL family ammonia-lyase, protein MEVSLDISKITEAKRIRQVRLGAAPVTLEEFVAVARFGAKVSFSQEYLEQVTRSRQLAEKFLTENRKVYGLTTGFGDNVRKIIPQEQAVELQVNILRSHSVSVGEPLKKECVRAIWLMQLLSLGKGYSGIRPETLSLIAECLNNDVTPYVPQDGSVQYLAIEGQINLILMGEGRAWHNGRLMSGAEALAEIGQKPWTPAPKEGLCLTNGANAATGVSALALYDNLIAAQTADIAAAMAFEAFRGTILACDERLHSLKKHPEQANCAANIRTMLSDSAIMKKYIHAKVQDAYILRCIPQMHGASKRFIKDCAANILEEMASCSDNPVLFPEGGDGTALMGANFDSTFASGSADILCMAAANLAKFSERRTDRLTNRYLNQTYPAFLAERPGVDNCYMIVQYTAAALVGEIRSLSAPATADSVPTCANWEDPVSMGWWAARKSLMVAKKLHYVLGIELMAMTRAFDLLQKEEDGFASATKTVHDKIREVVPPVEKDRYFGPDIENTAALVSDGTIIETAEEIAGTLAL, encoded by the coding sequence ATGGAGGTTTCTTTGGATATCTCTAAAATCACTGAGGCTAAGAGGATACGGCAGGTCCGCCTGGGCGCGGCCCCCGTAACACTCGAGGAGTTTGTCGCCGTCGCACGCTTTGGCGCGAAGGTAAGTTTTTCACAGGAGTACCTGGAGCAGGTGACGCGCTCCCGGCAGCTCGCGGAAAAATTTCTCACGGAAAACCGTAAGGTTTACGGCCTCACGACCGGGTTTGGCGACAATGTGCGCAAAATCATCCCTCAGGAACAGGCGGTGGAGCTTCAGGTCAATATTTTACGTTCACACTCCGTTTCCGTCGGAGAGCCGCTGAAAAAGGAGTGCGTGAGAGCGATCTGGCTGATGCAGCTTCTGAGCCTTGGAAAGGGATATTCGGGGATCAGACCGGAGACGCTTTCGCTTATCGCCGAATGTTTGAACAATGATGTTACGCCCTATGTGCCGCAGGACGGCTCCGTGCAGTATTTGGCGATAGAGGGCCAGATCAACCTCATCCTCATGGGCGAGGGCAGGGCGTGGCATAACGGACGCCTGATGAGCGGTGCGGAGGCGCTGGCGGAGATAGGGCAAAAGCCCTGGACGCCAGCTCCCAAAGAGGGGCTCTGCCTGACAAACGGCGCGAACGCCGCTACCGGCGTCAGCGCGCTGGCTCTGTATGACAACCTGATCGCGGCGCAGACTGCGGACATCGCGGCGGCGATGGCCTTCGAAGCCTTCCGCGGCACGATCCTCGCCTGTGACGAGCGCCTGCATTCGCTGAAAAAACACCCTGAGCAGGCAAACTGCGCGGCCAACATCCGCACTATGCTCTCAGACAGCGCGATCATGAAAAAATATATCCACGCCAAGGTACAGGACGCCTATATTTTACGCTGCATCCCGCAGATGCACGGAGCGTCCAAACGCTTTATAAAGGACTGCGCCGCAAATATTCTTGAAGAGATGGCCTCGTGCAGCGACAATCCCGTGCTGTTCCCCGAGGGCGGCGACGGCACCGCGCTGATGGGAGCCAATTTTGATTCCACCTTCGCGAGCGGCAGCGCCGATATTCTCTGCATGGCGGCGGCAAACCTCGCGAAGTTCTCGGAACGCAGAACGGACCGCCTGACTAACAGGTATCTGAATCAGACCTACCCCGCGTTCCTCGCCGAAAGGCCCGGCGTAGACAACTGCTACATGATAGTCCAGTATACGGCGGCGGCGCTGGTGGGCGAGATACGTTCTCTCAGCGCTCCGGCGACGGCCGACAGCGTCCCCACCTGCGCGAACTGGGAAGATCCCGTCAGCATGGGCTGGTGGGCGGCGAGAAAATCGCTGATGGTCGCTAAAAAGCTGCACTACGTGCTGGGCATAGAGCTGATGGCGATGACCCGCGCCTTCGACCTGCTGCAAAAGGAGGAGGATGGCTTCGCGAGCGCGACGAAGACCGTCCACGATAAAATCAGAGAGGTCGTCCCCCCGGTGGAAAAGGACCGCTATTTCGGCCCCGACATTGAAAACACCGCTGCGCTGGTATCCGACGGGACGATCATCGAAACCGCGGAAGAAATTGCCGGAACCTTGGCGCTTTAG